Sequence from the Cellulomonas fimi ATCC 484 genome:
CCGCGGTGTACGCCGCCGCCCGCTCGGCCGCGACGGCGGGCGCGCAGCGGACCGTCGACCAGGCCACCGCGACGCTCGCCGCGTCGGCGCAGGCCGGCGACGGACCCCGTCAGCAGCTCGCCACGGCGGCCGGCGCCGTGAGCACCGCCCTCGCGGGGCCGCACGTGAGCCTCACCGCGCTGCGCACCGTGACCGCGGGCGTCGCCGCGCCGCAGCAGGCGGTCGTCGACGCGCAGGCCGCCTGGGTCGCCGCCGAGCAGGCCCGGATCGCCGCCGAGCAGGCCGCTGCGGCCGAGGCCGCCCGGCAGGCGGCCGCCCGGGCGGCCACGACCACGAGGTCCGGCACGACCACCACGCGGCGGGCCGCCACGCAGGCGCCCGCGACGGGCGGCGCCGCCGCCCCCGCCCCGACGACGGGCGTCCCGGCCGGCGGGAAGGTCTGCGCGGGGTCGGGCGGCGGTGCGGCCGAGGCGAGCGCGAGTGCGATCGGCGAGGCGATCAACGCGTACCGGGCGAACAACGGGCTCAGCACGCTGTCCGTGTCGCGGTCCGGTGGACTCACGTCGCACGCGCTCGACATGGCGTCGGCCGGCGGCATCTGGCACTCCGGGTCGGACAACATCGTGGGCTGCGTGAGCAACGGCAGCGCGTCCTCGCTCGTCTCCGCATGGTCCCGGTCGTCCGGCCACAACGCGCAGATGCTGCGCACGGACGTCTCGTCCATGTCCGTGGGTGCGGCGACCAGCGCCGGCTGGCTGTTCGGCGCGGTCCGCTTCAGCTGACCACCGCGCGCTCGACGCGCCGCGCCGGGAGGGGGCGCGGCGCGCCGGGCGTGGCGGTGCGTCCGTCCGTGCTGCCGTCCGGGAGACACCACCGGCGAGCCCGGGCGGGAGCCGGTCCGTAGGCCCCGTCAGGACGCGGCGTGCAGCGCGTCGACGAGCCGGTCCAGCGCGTCGTCGAGGTCGTCCCGGGTGATCGTCAGGGGCGGCGCGAGCCGCAGCGTGCGGCCGTGCGTGTCCTTCGCGAGGACGCCGCGGGCCAGCAGCCGCTCGCACAGGTCGCGCCCGCTCGTCGGGCCGCCGGGCCGGCCCGGGGCCACGTCCAGCCCCGCCCACATCCCGACGCGGCGCACGGCTGCCAGCGACCCGTCCGCGACGAGCGGGTCGAGGCGGGCGCCGAGGTGCTCGCCGAGCTCGCGGGCCCGGGCCTGCGGCTCGCCGCTCTCCAGGAGCCCGATGACGGCGAGCGCGACCGCGCACGCGAGCGGGTTGCCGCCGAACGTCGACCCGTGCGTGCCCGCGGTCAGCACCCCGAGCACGTCGTCGCGCCCGACGACCGCCGACACGGGCACGACCCCGCCGCCGAGCGCCTTGCCGAGCGTCACGAGGTCCGGCCGGACTCCCCAGACCTCGCACGCGAGCGTCGTGCCGGTGCGGCCGAGGCCGCTCTGGATCTCGTCGGCGACGAGCAGCACGTCGGCGGCGGTGCACGCCGCACGGACCGCCGGCAGGTAGCCCGCGGGCGGCACGACGACGCCCTGCTCACCCTGCACGGGCTCGAGCAGCACCGCGACGGTCCGCTCGTCGAGGGCTGCCTCGAGGGCCGCCGCGTCGCCGTAGGGCACGCGCACGAACCCCGGGGTGTACGGCCCGAAGCCGCCACGCGCGTCGGGGTCGGACGAGAACGACACGATCGTCGTGGTGCGGCCGTGGAAGTTGCCGTCCGCGACGACGATGCGCGCCTGCCCGTCAGGGACGCCCTTGACGTCGTACCCCCACTTGCGCGCGGCCTTGATCGCGGTCTCGACGGCTTCGGCCCCGGTGTTCATCGGCAGCACCATCGGACGCCCGACGAGCAGCGGCCCGACGAGCGCCGCGAGCCGGTCGGCGAACGGGTGCAGCAGGTCGTGGTCGAACGCGCGCGACGTGAGCGTGAGCCGGTCGAGCTGCGCGTGCGCGGCGGCGACGAGCGCCGGGTGCCGGTGCCCGAAGTTGAGCGCCGAGTACGCCGACAGCAGGTCGAGGTAGCGGCGGCCCGCGGTGTCCGTGACCCAGGACCCCTCCGCCGACGCGACCGTCACCGGCAGCGGGTGGTAGTTCGGCGCGAGCGTCGTGGCGTCCTGCTGCACCGCGGTCACGGTCGCCTCCGTCGCGTCAGGGGTGGCTGGGGGCCGCGGCGCGGATCTCGAGCGTGCAGCACTTCGCGCCGCCGCCGCCCTTGAGCAGCTCCGTGGTGTCGACGGGCAGCGGCGTGTAGCCGCGCTCGCGCAGCGCGCCCTGCAGGTCGGTGGCCGCCGGCGCGACGACGACGTTCTGGCCGTCCGAGACGGCGTTCAGGCCGAGCGCCACCGCGTCCTGCTCGGTCGCGACGACCGCGTCGGGGAACAGCTGGCGCAGCACGGCCTGCGAGCCCGCGGAGAAGGCGGGCGGGAAGTAGGCGATCTGGGGGTCG
This genomic interval carries:
- a CDS encoding CAP domain-containing protein, translating into MDVDAKDTVTPTLTDATRTGTRPAPAGTIPTQRDRSGGPRGTARTRRSWVVVAGGVALLMAGATTGIAAQRAAVEREEARAEARERVTAVLPAATQDGAVQEALDARESAAVYAAARSAATAGAQRTVDQATATLAASAQAGDGPRQQLATAAGAVSTALAGPHVSLTALRTVTAGVAAPQQAVVDAQAAWVAAEQARIAAEQAAAAEAARQAAARAATTTRSGTTTTRRAATQAPATGGAAAPAPTTGVPAGGKVCAGSGGGAAEASASAIGEAINAYRANNGLSTLSVSRSGGLTSHALDMASAGGIWHSGSDNIVGCVSNGSASSLVSAWSRSSGHNAQMLRTDVSSMSVGAATSAGWLFGAVRFS
- the rocD gene encoding ornithine--oxo-acid transaminase; its protein translation is MTAVQQDATTLAPNYHPLPVTVASAEGSWVTDTAGRRYLDLLSAYSALNFGHRHPALVAAAHAQLDRLTLTSRAFDHDLLHPFADRLAALVGPLLVGRPMVLPMNTGAEAVETAIKAARKWGYDVKGVPDGQARIVVADGNFHGRTTTIVSFSSDPDARGGFGPYTPGFVRVPYGDAAALEAALDERTVAVLLEPVQGEQGVVVPPAGYLPAVRAACTAADVLLVADEIQSGLGRTGTTLACEVWGVRPDLVTLGKALGGGVVPVSAVVGRDDVLGVLTAGTHGSTFGGNPLACAVALAVIGLLESGEPQARARELGEHLGARLDPLVADGSLAAVRRVGMWAGLDVAPGRPGGPTSGRDLCERLLARGVLAKDTHGRTLRLAPPLTITRDDLDDALDRLVDALHAAS